The following proteins are co-located in the Candidatus Woesearchaeota archaeon genome:
- a CDS encoding iron-sulfur cluster assembly scaffold protein, protein MYTKEVMDHFTNPKNKGKPESYDAVGEVGNIRCGDVMHLYIKVKEDRIVDIGFETMGCAAAIATSSMVTELARGKTLDEAEKITFKDVVDSLGGLPMLKMHCSKLAIDGLQAAIRDYRDKMG, encoded by the coding sequence ATGTACACAAAGGAAGTAATGGATCATTTCACAAACCCGAAGAACAAGGGGAAGCCTGAGAGCTATGATGCAGTCGGAGAAGTCGGCAATATAAGATGCGGCGACGTCATGCACCTGTACATCAAGGTCAAGGAGGACAGGATTGTCGATATAGGCTTCGAGACAATGGGATGCGCAGCAGCGATAGCGACGAGTTCGATGGTCACAGAGCTTGCAAGAGGCAAGACACTTGACGAGGCTGAGAAGATCACATTCAAGGATGTGGTCGATTCATTGGGCGGGCTTCCGATGCTCAAGATGCACTGCAGCAAGCTTGCGATTGACGGGCTTCAGGCCGCTATCAGGGATTACAGGGACAAGATGGGCTGA
- a CDS encoding ABC transporter ATP-binding protein, giving the protein MGTPEKYMIRYSTLDFLKDYWHYLNGYRAAFIFYILLRYISGTGPFLIAYLLGKVIDFITSPSKVYTELHILVLLIALTGLLQVLLRFHAKIHLYDISASIRKKARLDAVNSLLGMGLDWHGKENSGKRLERINSGADKIQQFMNLLANDGIEILVGITLSMMIFPPISPSYAAFAVLFGMFYIVVMLLFNRKIEYWNHRLSEAKEDVTGRLQEASANILTVKSLGSETSFHRYSEKSEQRLHRTYLDAKKVSQLKSKIIKSSAAVIYALFILLLARHAILGIITVGSVLTYAVYFEKLRSSLDKASDKWPEFLEIKNRFSRMVSITQMKTQQAEWEKFPDDWQSIIIDHVSCRIGRKNILTDITYEIKRGEKIGIAGRCGAGKSSLVKILLGLSKPNSGKIIISGKDISSIRPNDLLGRISAVPQECELFDMSFSENITMGKRFNSRLFRECIMISHLDDVIRKLPEGIKTGIGEKGYRLSGGEKQRINIARALYREPQVLIMDESTSNLDMGTESVILDNISKLDITLIFIAHRLKSLRWLDEILVLDKGLKETGSYPALLRKKGHFYSLLKN; this is encoded by the coding sequence ATGGGCACACCAGAAAAATACATGATAAGATACTCGACCCTTGATTTCCTGAAAGATTATTGGCACTATCTCAATGGATACAGGGCAGCTTTTATTTTCTATATCCTGCTGAGATATATCTCAGGCACAGGACCGTTCCTTATCGCCTACCTGCTCGGAAAAGTCATTGACTTCATAACATCCCCTTCAAAGGTGTACACTGAACTGCATATCCTGGTGCTGCTGATAGCACTTACAGGATTACTTCAGGTGCTGCTGAGATTCCATGCAAAGATACACCTTTATGATATATCTGCCAGCATCAGGAAAAAAGCCAGACTGGACGCTGTCAATTCTCTGCTGGGGATGGGCCTTGACTGGCATGGCAAGGAGAATTCAGGCAAGAGGCTCGAAAGGATTAATAGCGGAGCAGATAAGATACAGCAGTTCATGAATCTCCTCGCCAATGATGGCATCGAGATACTGGTCGGAATAACCCTGAGCATGATGATATTCCCGCCCATAAGCCCATCATATGCTGCTTTCGCTGTCCTTTTCGGCATGTTCTATATCGTGGTGATGCTCCTCTTCAACAGGAAGATAGAATATTGGAACCACAGGCTCAGCGAGGCAAAGGAAGATGTCACAGGCAGGCTGCAGGAGGCTTCAGCAAACATCCTGACAGTCAAGAGCCTCGGCTCAGAGACATCCTTCCACAGGTATTCTGAAAAGTCAGAGCAGAGACTCCATAGGACATACCTAGACGCAAAAAAGGTCTCACAGCTGAAGAGCAAGATAATCAAGTCCTCAGCAGCCGTAATATACGCGCTCTTCATCCTTCTGCTTGCCAGGCATGCTATCCTCGGCATCATAACTGTCGGTTCAGTGCTGACATATGCAGTGTATTTCGAGAAGCTGAGATCCTCTCTGGATAAGGCATCAGACAAATGGCCTGAGTTCCTTGAGATAAAGAACCGCTTCAGCAGGATGGTGTCAATCACCCAGATGAAGACGCAGCAAGCAGAATGGGAAAAGTTCCCGGATGATTGGCAATCCATCATTATAGACCATGTCTCATGCAGGATCGGCAGGAAGAATATCCTGACTGACATAACATATGAGATAAAGCGGGGTGAAAAGATAGGCATCGCAGGAAGATGCGGAGCAGGAAAATCCTCTCTCGTGAAGATCCTCTTGGGCCTCTCGAAGCCTAACAGCGGTAAGATTATCATCTCAGGCAAGGACATATCTTCAATAAGGCCCAATGATCTGCTTGGCAGGATATCAGCTGTGCCTCAGGAATGCGAACTTTTCGACATGAGCTTCAGCGAGAACATAACCATGGGCAAAAGATTCAACAGCAGGCTTTTCCGGGAATGCATAATGATATCCCATCTGGACGATGTCATAAGGAAGCTCCCTGAAGGGATAAAAACAGGCATAGGAGAGAAGGGTTACAGGCTCAGCGGAGGCGAGAAGCAGAGGATAAACATCGCGAGGGCGCTGTACAGGGAACCGCAGGTGCTCATAATGGATGAATCCACATCCAATCTCGATATGGGTACAGAATCTGTGATACTGGACAACATCTCAAAGCTTGACATCACGCTCATCTTCATCGCTCACCGCCTCAAGAGCCTCAGGTGGCTGGATGAGATACTTGTGCTGGATAAAGGGCTGAAGGAGACAGGGTCCTATCCTGCGCTTCTCAGGAAAAAGGGCCATTTCTATAGTTTGCTGAAGAACTAG